Proteins encoded in a region of the Vicia villosa cultivar HV-30 ecotype Madison, WI linkage group LG5, Vvil1.0, whole genome shotgun sequence genome:
- the LOC131601789 gene encoding BEL1-like homeodomain protein 1: protein MATYFHGSSNASDIQPSAEGMQTLYLMNPNYVVPYSEEAQNPTQNMLFANPNATTNTPPSPHALNAFKFPHAPSSHNQHNLVGFNFHGSNSTDSSTQPYQASGFHSFASSAADTPHPPHPQYNTWGSGSFVLPDQTVTAVTATNRSENVTVAAVTTSDATEFSPPQIAYHHRPVFQRGLSLSLSSQQPPYRSFSGKVEASRGSGVVFGSKYLKVAQELLDEVVNVDKGIINGESVEGENTNNNDREKRKANIESSSSGARENDGGKQVAELSTAQRQELQMKKSKLVNMLDEVELRYKQYHHQMHSVISSFESATGYGAAKSYTSLALKTISKQFRSLKDAIASQIKTTSKSLGEDDCLGVKLEGSRLRYVDHHLRQQRALQQLGMIQNNAWRPQRGLPERAVSVLRAWLFEHFLHPYPKDSDKVMLARQTGLTRSQVSNWFINARVRLWKPMVEEMYMEEIKEQEEKNGSKDNVTNTSKESSKELWSSTNATQESSATKIDQINVLNSKTETFNNNQNTSPTEISNSNNSISVSPMEMKSNTESNTKFDKNGYPLLSENENHGGGYGSIFSMEDIGRYNVSEQLAPRFHGNGVSLSLGLPHNENLPLSSTQHGFLSHMGGRIEMRENENEFCGINTTTPSSHSGTSYESVDIQNKKRFATQLLRNFAN from the exons ATGGCAACGTACTTTCATGGAAGTAGCAACGCTTCTGACATCCAACCGTCGGCAGAAGGTATGCAGACACTTTACCTTATGAATCCAAACTACGTAGTACCGTACTCTGAGGAAGCGCAAAATCCAACACAAAACATGCTTTTCGCTAATCCCAACGCTACCACAAACACTCCTCCTTCACCTCACGCGCTTAATGCTTTCAAATTTCCCCACGCGCCTTCTTCACACAATCAACACAACCTAGTTGGATTTAACTTCCATGGATCCAACTCCACCGACAGTTCAACACAGCCGTACCAAGCTTCCGGATTCCACTCCTTCGCCTCCTCCGCGGCCGACACACCTCATCCTCCTCATCCCCAGTATAACACATGGGGATCAGGTAGTTTCGTATTACCTGACCAAACTGTCACGGCGGTGACAGCAACTAACAGATCAGAAAACGTTACTGTTGCCGCAGTGACAACATCTGACGCGACAGAATTTTCGCCGCCACAAATAGCTTATCATCATCGGCCAGTTTTTCAGCGCGGTTTGTCTCTCAGTCTTTCTTCGCAACAACCGCCTTACCGGTCATTTTCTGGCAAGGTTGAGGCATCTCGTGGCAGCGGTGTTGTTTTCGGGTCGAAGTATTTAAAAGTAGCACAAGAGCttcttgatgaagttgtgaaTGTGGATAAGGGAATCATCAATGGAGAATCTGTTGAAGGAGAGAATACTAACAATAATGATAGAGAAAAGCGAAAAGCGAATATTGAATCGAGTTCAAGTGGTGCAAGAGAAAACGATGGAGGGAAACAAGTTGCTGAGTTAAGCACTGCACAGAGACAAGAACTTCAAATGAAGAAGTCAAAGCTTGTTAACATGCTGGATGAG GTAGAACTAAGGTACAAACAATACCACCATCAAATGCATAGTGTGATATCATCATTTGAATCCGCTACAGGTTACGGAGCCGCAAAATCTTATACATCCCTTGCCTTGAAGACAATCTCAAAGCAATTTCGAAGTCTAAAAGATGCAATCGCATCCCAAATCAAGACAACTAGCAAGAGTTTGGGCGAAGATGATTGCTTAGGAGTTAAGTTAGAAGGCTCTAGGCTTAGGTATGTCGATCATCATCTCCGACAACAACGCGCATTACAGCAACTTGGAATGATTCAGAATAATGCTTGGAGACCACAAAGAGGATTGCCTGAACGAGCTGTTTCGGTTCTTCGTGCTTGGCTTTTCGAGCATTTCTTGCACCC ATATCCTAAGGACTCTGATAAGGTTATGCTTGCAAGACAAACAGGACTTACTCGGAGTCAG GTGTCTAACTGGTTTATAAACGCCCGAGTTCGGCTGTGGAAACCAATGGTTGAAGAAATGTACATGGAAGAAATAAAGGAACAAGAGGAAAAAAATGGATCCAAGGATAACGTCACAAATACATCAAAAGAATCAAGCAAAGAGTTATGGTCATCAACAAATGCTACACAAGAATCAAGTGCTACAAAAATCGACCAAATCAACGTGCTTAATTCGAAAACAGaaaccttcaacaacaaccaAAACACTTCTCCAACTGAGATTTCAAATTCCAACAACTCAATCTCAGTGTCACCAATGGAAATGAAGTCTAACACAGAATCCAACACAAAGTTTGACAAAAATGGTTACCCTCTATTGAGTGAAAATGAAAACCATGGTGGTGGTTATGGATCAATATTCTCAATGGAAGATATTGGAAGGTATAATGTAAGTGAGCAACTAGCTCCTAGATTCCATGGAAATGGTGTTTCTCTATCTCTTGGACTACCACATAATGAAAATCTCCCTCTCTCTTCAACCCAACATGGATTTCTCTCTCATATGGGAGGGAGGattgaaatgagagagaatgAAAATGAGTTTTGTGGCATTAACACTACTACTCCTTCTTCTCATTCTGGCACAAGTTATGAGAGTGTTgatattcaaaacaaaaaaaggtTTGCTACACAGTTATTACGTAACTTTGCGAACTAG